A single genomic interval of Astyanax mexicanus isolate ESR-SI-001 chromosome 4, AstMex3_surface, whole genome shotgun sequence harbors:
- the LOC103025038 gene encoding inner ear-specific collagen-like, which translates to MAQDYMEMVPKMIWASIGLLASLSLSSGMMIASKGSTGIYTPPPPGSRDSPIPPEDIQRSFGLPNSNQFPAYDNYPMSKGGTPQNRGGAPMSFADFQLPPVPPPSDIYSLTKSSGSSRTLTGVNDTQGSPSADSPDLAYCNMILEAPIPPTADQVPWFCTCTLCKGGTKGPKGDKGDRGLTGPPGSPGRRGVTGYQGPPGFTGRQGVKGEKGDEGAKGQQGPVGLLGLKGERGTKGDKGDMGADGKRGDQGPQGEPGQCPASCQATSGPPGVAGLPGIVGPRGLPGTAGISGPAGQKGDPGADGAPGKPGLNGQKGDQGDQGLCNCKDGEKGAEGIQGPLGMKGDQGDVGPTGLAGVDGQKGDKGDEGIIGPPGPCSPAIQSAFSARLENIYPVPDLPIPFTGVMYNLQFHFDPDRGVYKAPVNGTYVFSYHLVVFTKVLKVGLFHNFLPIVKSTEMVNLGLAAQQVILHLNMGDEVWLQVKDTANNGMFTSSESSSTFSGFLLYPDSCDEPFSRDMILPLKGVYSWGELPDAPTPTPETVGP; encoded by the exons ATGGCTCAAGACTACATGGAAATG GTGCCAAAGATGATATGGGCATCCATTGGCTTGCTGGCCTCCTTATCCCTTTCATCAGGCATGATGATAGCTAGCAAAGGGAGTACAGGGATCTATACACCTCCACCACCAGGTTCACGCGACAGCCCCATTCCTCCGGAAGATATCCAGAGGTCATTTGGGCTTCCGAATTCCAACCAGTTCCCAGCATACGATAACTACCCCATGTCCAAAGGTGGCACTCCGCAGAATCGTGGCGGAGCCCCAATGTCATTCGCTGACTTCCAGCTGCCACCGGTTCCTCCTCCATCCGACATCTACTCACTAACCAAAAGTTCCGGCAGCTCTCGGACGCTTACAGGCGTTAATGACACTCAAGGATCCCCCAGTGCCGATTCGCCGGACTTGGCGTACTGCAACATGATCCTAGAAGCACCGATACCACCGACTGCGGACCAGGTGCCGTGGTTCTGCACCTGCACCCTGTGCAAAGGAGGTACCAAGGGTCCAAAGGGGGACAAAGGAGACAGGGGATTGACAG GTCCACCTGGCAGTCCAGGAAGAAGAGGTGTTACCGGTTACCAAGGACCTCCAGGTTTCACAGGCCGCCAAGGAGTCAAGG GCGAGAAAGGTGACGAAGGTGCGAAAGGACAGCAGGGTCCGGTGGGTTTATTGGGACTGAAGGGAGAACGTGGAACAAAAG GTGATAAAGGGGACATGGGTGCCGATGGAAAGCGAGGCGACCAAGGGCCTCAGGGCGAACCTGGGCAGTGCCCTGCCTCGTGTCAAGCTACTTCCGGGCCTCCGGGAGTAGCCGGTTTGCCGGGAATTGTCGGTCCGAGAGGTCTTCCAGGGACCGCAGGAATCTCTGGGCCTGCAGGCCAGAAGGGGGACCCTGGTGCAGATGGCGCCCCGGGAAAGCCAGGTCTAAATGGACAGAAAGGAGACCAAGGAGATCAGGGTTTGTGCAACTGCAAGGATGGGGAGAAAGGTGCCGAGGGAATTCAGGGGCCTTTAGGGATGAAAGGTGACCAAGGGGATGTTGGTCCCACTGGTCTTGCAGGAGTAGATGGTCAAAAAGGTGACAAAGGAGATGAAGGAATAATAGGTCCGCCTGGTCCTTGCTCTCCTGCCATCCAGTCGGCTTTCTCAGCAAGACTGGAAAACATTTACCCAGTGCCAGATTTGCCAATTCCCTTCACCGGCGTTATGTACAATTTGCAGTTTCACTTTGACCCTGATAGAGGTGTCTACAAGGCCCCTGTCAATGGCACCTATGTCTTCAGCTACCATTTGGTAGTCTTCACCAAGGTACTTAAAGTGGGTTTGTTCCATAACTTCTTGCCCATTGTAAAAAGCACAGAAATGGTCAACCTGGGACTAGCCGCCCAGCAGGTGATCCTGCATCTAAACATGGGTGACGAAGTGTGGCTCCAGGTGAAGGACACGGCTAATAACGGTATGTTTACCAGCAGCGAGTCCTCTAGCACTTTCTCAGGCTTCCTGCTTTACCCAGACAGCTGCGACGAACCGTTTTCCCGAGACATGATTCTGCCTTTGAAAGGGGTATACTCTTGGGGTGAACTGCCTGATGCGCCCACTCCTACTCCAGAAACTGTGGGTCCTTAG